In Rhodanobacter humi, the genomic stretch GACCTGCACGGCGCCTTCGTCACCCCCGGTTTCATCGAGGGCCACGGCCACCTGATGGACACCGGCGACTCGCTGATGCAGCTCAACGTGGGCATGGCGCCGAACTGGGACGCCATCGTGGCGATGGTCAAGGCCGCGGTGGCCAAGGCCAAGCCGGGCGAGTGGATCGTCGGCCAGGGCTGGCAGCAGAGCAAATGGAACAAGGTGCCGCAGCCCAACATCGACGGCCTGCCGCTGCCGGCCAGCCTCGACGCGGTGTCGCCGAACAACCCCGTGCTGCTCGCGCACACCAGCGGCCATGCGATCTACGCGAACGCCGCGGCACTGAAGCTTGCCGGCATTACGCGCGACACGCCCGATCCCGTCGGCGGCAGCATCGTGCGCGACGCGCAGGGCAACGCCATCGGCGCGCTGCGCGACACCGCGGGCGACGCGGTGTACGCCGCCTACAACCGCTACCTCGCCAGCCTGCCGCCGCAGGAGCTGGCCGCGCGCAGGGAGCAGTCGCTGAAGCTCGCCATGCAGAACGAGGTGAGCAAGGGCATCACCGGCTTCGTCGACATGGGCCAGGACTTCCAGACGATCGATTGGCTGAAGCAGCAGGCGGCCAAGGGCTTCCCACTGCGTCTGTACGTCAACGTCGGCGTGCTGGACGTCGCCAGCCTCGACAAGAACCTCGCCAGGTACCGCACGATCGGCTACGCCGACGACCACTTCACCGTGCGCGGCGTGGGCGAGGATGTGTCCGATGGCGCGCTGGGCACGCACAGCGCGTGGTTCTTGAAGCCTTACAACGACGCGCCGGGCGTCACCGGCAAGAACGTCACGCCGATGGCCACGCTGGCGCAGATCGCGCGCATCGCCGCGCGCGACGGTTTCCAGGTGTCGATCCACGCGATCGGCGACCGCGCGAACCGCGAAGTGCTGGACATGTACCAGCAGATCTTCGACGAATACCCCGCCGCGCACGCGCTGCGCTGGCGCATCGAACACGCGCAGCACCTGGCGCCTGCCGACATCCCGCGCTTCGCGCAGATGGGCGTGATCGCCTCGATGCAGTCCATCCACGCCTGCTCGGACGCG encodes the following:
- a CDS encoding amidohydrolase, with product MRFRRCWLPAFLLASLAATAADAPIKGFPPALTPADLVLRDASIATLDPLQPHAQALAVKDGKIAALGSDEAIAHYIGPHTKVLDLHGAFVTPGFIEGHGHLMDTGDSLMQLNVGMAPNWDAIVAMVKAAVAKAKPGEWIVGQGWQQSKWNKVPQPNIDGLPLPASLDAVSPNNPVLLAHTSGHAIYANAAALKLAGITRDTPDPVGGSIVRDAQGNAIGALRDTAGDAVYAAYNRYLASLPPQELAARREQSLKLAMQNEVSKGITGFVDMGQDFQTIDWLKQQAAKGFPLRLYVNVGVLDVASLDKNLARYRTIGYADDHFTVRGVGEDVSDGALGTHSAWFLKPYNDAPGVTGKNVTPMATLAQIARIAARDGFQVSIHAIGDRANREVLDMYQQIFDEYPAAHALRWRIEHAQHLAPADIPRFAQMGVIASMQSIHACSDAPYVVPHLGEQRAKEGAYVWHTLIESGVMVLDGSDTPVEDTNPIAGFYCAATRDNGRGQRFFPAQDKTRMQALRSYTWNNAYALFEDHQLGSLSPGKLADLVVFSGNLLTIPDDQILRTRVLYTVVGGKVVYQRKGAETWRSGQLFEAMPEFDHVN